Genomic window (Lycium barbarum isolate Lr01 chromosome 2, ASM1917538v2, whole genome shotgun sequence):
ATGAAGATACTAATATAAAAAAGATACTaactccgtcccaatttatatttTATATGAGCTTGAACTATTTGAGCAGTCAAACAACTTTTCTTTTAATACGATTTTTTTCCAGCTCTTTTCATATACGGTGAATTAATAATTATGCAGACTTATAATATTTTTAtgattttcaaatatgtaaaattttattataaaatattagaagaatcTATGTTTGAAATTACAGTCAGAAGCTGTTTTTTCCCTTTCTGTTTAACTCCATAAATAAGTCAACCCTCATATAAATTTGAACGGAGGAAATAATATACACTTCATTTTAAATGATTTTATACGCAAATCTAACTAGAAATTATCTCTTCACTTATTGACAATTGTACAATTTGGTGAAAATGATCCCCAAGTAGATTTGAGAATATTGCCTCTAATAGACAGGGTCCTACATTGTTCATTTGGTGTAAGACAACGGatcattttttaatatttttattattCCGTTTATGTTTTGTCAAGGCTCGCAAGAGGAAACTCAAACAAGAGTACAAACTACAAGAAGCGAAAGTCACCCTTCTCAAAGGATACATacaaaagagaaagaagaaaaaagaatccCATGTGAGCTGTGACCTAGTAATCTTGTGTGGTTTAAATTTCAAGTTTGACGAAGCCAGAGCATCCGGTAAAGTAGACACCAAGTAGGTCCCAAAAGACTTTCCTACTCATAACTGCCGTATGTATTGACAGAGGCGGACTCAGAATTTTAAGACATCGGAGGTATCATTATCTTGACATAAACTCTAATAAAAAATTTAATGACGACTGAGAGATAATACCATATTGGATCGGTCATTAATGGAGTAGCAATGacgaaaatacaagtatataggtTAAATATGTGTAATAAATAAAAGTTAATACAGTGAAGCAAATGGAAGAGATAACTCAGTGGCTAAGGCTGTGCAACATGTGGTGACAGTGCAGGTTCAAATCTGAGTGAGCTCATTTAACGCTTATTGTTTTTCTAAAAATAgggtcaaaaaaataattaaaagtgacaTTCGGGTTCGATCTGGGGTGACATGTAAAGGAAGCAACAGTTGCAACCAACGTGCCCCCAAGACAATTTCATTTGTTAGAgtgcacaattaaatatatactaatttATCAAGGtagatacacatatatatacataatttttttcgAAGGGTGGGAGTGCACACCCATTTGGGTCTGCCTCTGTGTACTGAGATGGTTGGAATCCCGTAGCTCGATGACGATGAATAAAGGGTATAATCAATGAATTTAACCAAAGTTAATTTTTCGGTACATAATATAAACATGTGTTAAAAAATAATTACTATATCTCAATATATGTGACATTATTTAATCGAGCATAAGCTTCAAgagaaaaattgaaaatttatgAAATTTGTGGATAAAATAAGATCCAGACATTCGTCTGGTCATAATCATCTCATTGGACGTGAAacaagattttgaagttaaaTTATCTTTTTGGAAAGACTTAAATATGAAAGTATGTGACATAGACAATAAAATTTaatattaagtaggcgtttggccatagatataaaaaacaaattcactttttttgaaatttttaaagttggagttgtgtttggccatagttttgaaattgtaatttttggtgaaatgtagttgtaaaaaagtgaaaaagtgaattttttttgaaaaataagttttttgagtttttggtattccggaatacaacttcaagttgtattcagaatatttatggccaaacgcccaaaagtgaaaaaaaaatccggaaaaaagtgaataatttttatggccaaacggcaccttaaAAATGTTAGAAAAACATAGAAGTTTTTAAGACGTAATTTTAAATTAAGTTTAATTACACTAAATACCCGATAATATGATTTAGTTTCGGATACTCCTACATATTAAAATCAAATATTTACACCACCTTATATTATGAAAATACTATACTTAAACTATCCATGAAATTTATCCGCAAttaaatatattaaaaaataaagagTACAAAGTGAGGAATTGATTCACTCACCAACAAATTAAAAGTTCACATAATTAATCAACGGAGCTATTAAGATTCATTGAACTCCATGTAAACAAATGGATTTCAAATTTAATTTTGCTTAAAGGAAAAGAAGATAAAAGACTTCCCTACCAGCCTATACCCCAAATAGACTTTTGCATTAAAAGATGTTAAAGAGTCAACTCTACCTCACTGGCTCCAACCTAACACTCTCATTTCACCCCCAAATTCATCGAACGGCTCATTACTACCTTTTGACTTTCTGCCTCTTCCATTTTCCTCCCGTTAACCGGTACCCCACATAACCTAAAATACGGCTTTAGTCAATGCCCTCTTTTTCTCTCCTACAAAGAAATGAATAATCTACGTGTCGTCTTCTCATTCGCTTAGTCCTTTAATGGCCTACAAGGTCAAAAGCGACAGTTCAGTCATTTACTCGAGACCAATAAAAGTTACGATGGATGAATAAAATCTTCGGCCTTAATTAGTGGTTTTGAGTTTGACCATGAATATATCAAAAAAATATctatattttaatttatgtgatacgATTTTTTTAATCTACCTCAAAATAATATCACTTTTTttataattataaataatttagCTTTAAAAGATATTTTTGctcctaataaaatatttttcactttatttaaaattttaaagttggagttatatttggttatagtttttggaAAGAATATTTTGTTGTTTGAATGTGTTAAAGTGAAAATCAATTTTTAGGCATTTTTCAAATTCTAAATATAATTTctagttgtatttgaaattttcatgatcAAATatagtgaaaaatatttttgaaaaaaagtgaaattttcatggccaaaaggGTAGTCACGCAAAATTTAAGGTTTGTTTtaatcatatatttttaaaatttttctttattttttaaattatatcTAACCAGACGACACCACATAAATTAGGAGATAGGGAGAGTAGTAGAAAAAAAAGTCATTCAGTCGACAATGCTACAAaataaaaggagagaaaaaaacaaaagaaaaagagaaaaaggggCATCATAAGTTTGACTCTCTCCCCATTGATTAGAACAAGAATTTCCTGAATTTTCTCTCTCTCCTTCTCTATATCTTCTCTGCCTTTCATTATCTTCTATCCCTCCCTTCACTCTTTCTATCAAGTTTTTTTCCTCATTTCTATGTTGTGAAAAACATGGCTGTAGAGTTAATGTCCAGTGGTTACAGAACCGATAGTTTTTCATCAAAAATGGAAGAAACCGCCGTTCAAGAAGCAGCAACAGCAGGCCTTCAAAGCGTTGAGAAATTAATCAGATTACTATCTCAGTCTCATCAAcaccaacaacagcaacaacaaaaaccaaattttcaagattcatcatcatcttcttctttgcCTAATAATTCCTCTGTTAACCCTGATTATCGAGAAGTAGCTGATGCTGCTGTAAACAAATtcaaaaaattcatttctttaCTTGATAAAAACAGAACTGGCCATGCCAGATTCCGTAGAGGCCCGATTCCTAAACCCCACCAAAACAAATTTCAAttagatcaacaacaacaacccgtTAAGACTCAAACCCCCCGAATCGAAGAACCTGAAAAGCTACAAGTTGTTACTATTCCTACTACTACTAAAGTTTACTGTCCAACGCCAATTCAGAGATTACCTCCGTTACCACATAACCATCATCTTCAACTAGTGAAAAATGGCTCAATTGAAAGAAAAGACGTATCAACTACAATCAATTTTGCTTCTGCATCGCCAGCGAATTCGTTTATGTCATCTTTAACAGGGGATACAGAGAGCTCTTTGCAACAGTCTTTGTCTTCTGGATTTCAAATAACTAATCTTTCTCAGGTTTCATCTGCTGGTCGGCCACCTCTTTCTACTTCTTCATTTAAGAGGAAGTGTAGTTCTATGGACGATGCTGCCCTTAAGTGTAACAGTGCTGGTGGATCCTCTGGCCGTTGCCACTGCCCAAAGAAAAGGTAAAAATCAACCCCTGGATATcatttttacaaaaaaaattattatatctCACGCGATATTTAACGAATAAGTTGACTCAAAGTTTGTAGATCCAAATATACACATCTTTTCTAAAGTTTTATTATATCTTTTCTATTTTTACCACTTGAATCCGTAAATATACagatcttttcattttttttctgaaTTATAACTGATTTCTGTTTGTTTAATGGATAATTTATTCAGGAAATCAAGAGTCAAAACAGTGGTGAGAGTCCCTGCTATTAGCATGAAAATGGCTGATATTCCACCTGATGATTATTCTTGGAGAAAATATGGTCAAAAGCCCATTAAGGGTTCTCCTCATCCAAGGTAAATTtcccaactttattttttggaatAATTACCTTTTTGGACCGtccaataaaaataataatagcagGCAAATAtctttatattttgtatattaaatataaatatacatataatatccaTAATCAGTATATGTTTAGTATATTTTAACCATCGCCGAGCCCTGTTTTTCCCTTGTGTTGTACTTGTATATAGGTTGAATCTAAATTTTGTTGGTCTGAAATTTTCAGGGGATATTACAAATGTAGCAGTGTCCGAGGATGTCCAGCACGTAAACATGTGGAGAGAGCATTGGATGATGCTGCTAT
Coding sequences:
- the LOC132627830 gene encoding probable WRKY transcription factor 7; its protein translation is MAVELMSSGYRTDSFSSKMEETAVQEAATAGLQSVEKLIRLLSQSHQHQQQQQQKPNFQDSSSSSSLPNNSSVNPDYREVADAAVNKFKKFISLLDKNRTGHARFRRGPIPKPHQNKFQLDQQQQPVKTQTPRIEEPEKLQVVTIPTTTKVYCPTPIQRLPPLPHNHHLQLVKNGSIERKDVSTTINFASASPANSFMSSLTGDTESSLQQSLSSGFQITNLSQVSSAGRPPLSTSSFKRKCSSMDDAALKCNSAGGSSGRCHCPKKRKSRVKTVVRVPAISMKMADIPPDDYSWRKYGQKPIKGSPHPRGYYKCSSVRGCPARKHVERALDDAAMLIVTYEGEHNHSHSITETPAPHVLESS